The proteins below come from a single Metarhizium brunneum chromosome 1, complete sequence genomic window:
- the TCEA-B2 gene encoding Tuliposide A-converting enzyme b2, amyloplastic, which produces MASKLQGLKVLQTPYKTIAHHEIRTDVLVPETPLSGKRPVIVRFHGGGLVMGDSLYLPFYPQWLTDLALAHGAIIISPNYRLLPEATTPQIFQDVADFWAYIHSPSLASLLSSQSPPVEADLARVLVTGDSAGGLLCLSTALTYPRDVRVAVATYPLVDPGAPEFTTPRENPPLGKSVPESVYDDALAAAEGGPAESSVTSAARLDFMLAATQHGRLGGLYARGLEGAAPAERRVYFPPEALEAEGVRLPVGGVTILQGRDDSVVPVESVRRFVRRAREVVGDEGVRLAETDGEHGFDVALRYDGWLKGELKRAVDSWLE; this is translated from the exons ATGGCCTCCAAACTCCAGGGCCTCAAGGTCCTCCAAACGCCCTACAAAACGATTGCCCACCACGAAATCCGCACCGACGTCCTCGTCCCCGAAACGCCACTGTCCGGCAAACGACCCGTCATCGTGCGCttccacggcggcggcctc GTCATGGGCGACTCGCTCTACTTGCCCTTCTACCCCCAGTGGCTGACGgacctcgccctcgcccacggcgccatcatcatctccccCAACTACCGCCTCCTCCCGGAAGCCACGACGCCCCAGATCTTCCAAGACGTAGCCGACTTCTGGGCCTACATCCACTCGCCCTCGCTCgcctctctcctctcctcgcAGTCGCCCCCCGTCGAGGCCGACCTCGCCCGCGTCCTCGTGACCGGCGACTCGGCCGGCGGCCTCCTCTGCCTAAGCACCGCGCTCACGTACCCGCGCGACGTGAGggtcgccgtcgccacgtACCCCCTCGTCGACCCGGGCGCGCCAGAGTTCACAACGCCCCGTGAGAACCCGCCGCTGGGGAAGAGCGTCCCGGAGTCGGTGTACGACGACGCGCTTGCCGCGGCGGAGGGCGGGCCGGCAGAGAGCTCGGTGACGTCCGCTGCGAGATTGGACTTTATGCTGGCGGCCACGCAGCACGGCCGGCTGGGCGGCTTGTACGCGCGCGGGCTGGAGGGCGCGGCGCCCGCCGAGAGGAGGGTGTATTTCCCGCCGGAGGCgctcgaggccgagggcgtGAGGCTTCCGGTGGGGGGCGTCACGATACTGCAGGGGAGGGACGACAGCGTCGTGCCCGTGGAGTCGGTGAGGCGGTTTGTGAGGCGTGCGAGGGAGGTCGTTGGTGATGAGGGGGTGCGTTTGGCAGAGACGGATGGCGAGCATGGATTTGATGTCGCCTTGCGGTATGACGGGTGGCTGAAGGGCGAGCTGAAGAGGGCAGTCGACTCATGGTTGGAGTGA
- the Znfx1_1 gene encoding NFX1-type zinc finger-containing protein 1 codes for MDKRQSFQRVVDENNHPGTCWEFERTGTCKFGKRCRYQHPATSAKLAKEPPTELTGFFDNNGLGVSTQRIDGKLREWKRLLGNGVTASRPPPAVVSRFFKLGLELMEGDVGSSQEVIKRLANDQGLPFVKDVVERHLAVALQMDPSITFWNTEVKPLFQLITHPRVIHSSVLEQEVMTIFNFILGVGGSRMNRLFGYLVLLVTEWPDATDIVSKMSAVELSLAVLSKVLDCNTINIVNQNFATLATQFAEIVATISEGQETFATLQSEKYIDYIRRRLQVGDDIPEMSGPTRDPVVREEFVLRRDLPGTLSAEGPRHDNDFADMSKISILPTCEEIMSPREEYLPTSDSSQWHIGGIRGRLDREFRLLREDTVGQLRDTVRDVLEHLRRPQEAQTAVKNTLRTYTYENPVPMKVDFRRNGGLELQVRCSQLMAVAKLAKKQREEWWQRSRRLQAGALVCVISASGLVQFFVVSQSTLRSQSEPRFQRPKDKMVSTDEGDQQQVYTLSDDPEYLFVTLQLVEDKVEDVKELLQWYGVSDQHRRRYLVEFPGVLLDSFRHTLAALQQMYKHQDIPFSQILAPASDAGAEVVVQPPGYAREPGFNFDLSCLQDGLLVSPRNLPDSSELAAGSTLDATQSAALLNTLSREISLIQGPPGTGKSYTGEKIIQVLLGNKKRAKLGPILCVCYTNHALDQLLEHLLDAGVKGVIRMGSQSKSDRMTNLNLQNIVKRFKKTKEEAAKLGQAEGGIKQVIQAVGCTLQELADCKTWGTLKAFLLENYPHQYESIFPPEEDGWIEVTRHKPEQKLERWLCTGDDVDAVPRDIPTLEQSDLWEMNQPERLVLFEYWMKRIRDPIILLISELHEEYSAHIQERSKVSNEVSIRCLGQANVIGLTTTGLAKNIKLLRSLSSKVLLCEEAGEVLEAHILTALLPSLEHAILIGDHLQLRPQINNYELQSTNPCGVQYSLDMSLFERLVIPPHATDPRFPFSSLETQRRMHPSISALIRPTLYPDLNDSEGVHMYPQVVGVKKRLFWMHHEQLEAGASVQDPLNTSHSNDFEVEMTTALVSHLVRQGEYQQGQIAVLTPYLGQLHRLRHRMASIFEISLNERDRDELAALEIDVDLSSTSSPQNASKSSLLKTIRIATVDNFQGEEAEVIVISLVRSNTQNRCGFLSTPNRINVLLSRAKHGMYIIGNSNTYRNVPMWNDVIKIMDAQGNIGTSIPLQCPRHPDTPILVSQPDDFLLSAMKGNHALPARSPARCVAAIRNAADCAISPVCHAQKENASLSVHTLSALCPVLYPAIGYHVQDDVKRCLDVDIDCPDIKFCQSCAPEDIKSVCVDFLEMKEYQDIDLDQDPCIFPDCGHFLTVASMDGQMDMMSHYDTDENRMPVNIFKKSEPFSMDGSGVRVCATCRGSLRNIARYGRIVRRAILDEATKKFISWSHKQYGLLSSRYLEEQEALGDAEVLGAATARAKLQRSKSSVLRFLYLDCLEEHALSERYGDLLATWVDIRLFANDVKVDEQPFQRVADLVRHANRQHKTNKEFRFDETVIQMKGYILARTLLLKCEMTILNDFFARCNGRARLPVKFVLDFTQQFRDCEEVIQIANKSVHPKEEVQALIFEAQLCALSCKVDACSVPPGFEGGAAPDKDDVQAYGFALLERAREMAQMYPSTMIFAGEIDAVESSLHGSYQTLGKEEMRNIVEAMAGDIGTGGRWYYCENGHPFTIGECGRPMEEARCSECGAPIGGRNHRLVHGVGEATELNQITRGMGRIVL; via the exons ATGGACAAACG TCAATCCTTTCAAAGGGTCGTAGACGAAAATAACCACCCTGGCACATGCTGGGAGTTTGAGCGAACTGGTACTTGCAAATTTGGCAAACGATGCCGCTATCAGCATCCAGCTACCTCCGCGaagttggccaaggagcCTCCAACTGAACTTACAGGTTTCTTTGACAATAATGGACTTGGAGTCTCTACGCAGAGAATCGACGGCAAACTGCGCGAGTGGAAGCGTCTACTCGGCAATGGAGTTACTGCCTcacgcccgccgccggcagTCGTGAGCCGATTCTTTAAACTGGGCCTGGAGCTCATGGAAGGGGACGTCGGTTCGTCGCAAGAGGTTATTAAACGCCTCGCAAACGATCAAGGCCTTCCATTCGTAAAGGACGTTGTCGAACGTCATCTTGCTGTGGCTCTTCAGATGGACCCCAGCATCACCTTCTGGAACACAGAAGTGAAGCCACTGTTCCAGTTGATCACTCACCCCCGAGTTATCCACTCGTCCGTTCTGGAGCAAGAGGTTATGACgatttttaactttattcTTGGAGTTGGAGGGTCTCGCATGAACAGACTCTTTGGATACCTGGTGCTGCTCGTGACAGAGTGGCCCGACGCAACCGATATCGTATCCAAGATGTCGGCGGTAGAACTTTCACTCGCAGTCTTGTCCAAAGTTCTCGATTGCAATACTATCAACATCGTCAACCAGAACTTCGCTACACTAGCCACCCAGTTTGCAGAAATCGTTGCCACAATCTCGGAGGGGCAGGAAACCTTTGCCACTCTACAGTCTGAGAAGTACATCGATTATATCAGGCGACGGCTGCAAGTCGGCGACGACATTCCCGAAATGTCTGGTCCAACAAGGGACCCAGTTGTGAGAGAGGAATTCGTATTGCGCAGAGATCTTCCCGGGACCTTGTCGGCAGAAGGGCCAAGACACGACAACGATTTTGCAGACATGTCGAAAATCAGCATTCTTCCAACCTGCGAAGAAATCATGTCGCCTCGAGAAGAATATCTCCCCACCAGCGACAGCTCTCAGTGGCACATTGGAGGCATTCGTGGCCGTCTCGACAGAGAATTCCGCCTCCTGCGCGAGGATACAGTCGGCCAGCTCAGAGATACAGTAAGAGATGTACTTGAACACTTGAGAAGGCCCCAGGAGGCGCAGACCGCGGTCAAGAACACCCTGAGAACATATACATACGAGAATCCCGTCCCGATGAAGGTCGATTTTCGCCGGAATGGTGGCCTCGAACTGCAGGTTCGTTGTAGCCAGTTGATGGCTGTCGCTAAACTCGCCAAGAAACAACGAGAAGAGTGGTGGCAACGCAGTCGTAGGCTCCAGGCTGGTGCACTTGTCTGTGTGATTTCTGCCTCCGGTCTAGTCCAATTCTTTGTTGTTTCTCAGTCGACATTGAGAAGCCAGAGTGAACCACGCTTTCAACGACCAAAAGACAAAATGGTAAGCACTGATGAAGGAGACCAACAGCAAGTTTACACCCTATCAGACGACCCAGAGTATTTATTTGTTACTCTGCAACTTGTCGAGGATAAAGTCGAAGATGTAAAGGAATTGCTTCAGTGGTATGGTGTTAGCGACCAACACCGACGCCGCTACCTCGTTGAGTTTCCCGGTGTTCTCCTCGACTCGTTTAGGCATACACTCGCAGCCCTTCAACAGATGTATAAACATCAAGATATACCCTTCAGTCAGATATTGGCTCCTGCTTCAGATGCTGGGGCTGAAGTGGTCGTTCAGCCACCTGGCTATGCTAGGGAGCCGGGGTTCAATTTTGATCTTAGCTGTCTCCAGGATGGCCTTTTGGTGTCTCCTAGAAACTTGCCAGATTCTAGTGAACTAGCGGCAGGTTCAACTCTTGATGCAACGCAATCAGCTGCCCTTTTGAACACCTTGTCTAGAGAAATTTCTCTCATTCAGGGTCCACCTGGGACTGGCAAGAGCTACACCGGAGAGAAGATCATCCAGGTGCTGCTGGGAAACAAGAAACGGGCCAAGCTAGGACCGATTCTATGTGTGTGCTACACAAATCATGCTTTGGATCAACTGCTTGAGCATCTTTTGGATGCCGGGGTAAAAGGCGTAATACGAATGGGTTCCCAGTCAAAGTCGGATAGAATGACAAATCTCAACCTGCAGAACATCGTCAAGCGGtttaaaaaaacaaaagaggAAGCCGCAAAGCTAGGTCAAGCCGAGGGTGGTATAAAGCAAGTTATTCAAGCAGTTGGTTGTACTCTTCAAGAATTGGCGGACTGCAAAACCTGGGGCACCCTCAAAGCATTTCTCCTGGAGAACTACCCCCATCAATATGAAAGTATCTTCccgccagaagaagatggatggATCGAAGTCACGCGTCACAAGCCGGAACAGAAACTTGAAAGATGGTTGTGTACAGGAGACGATGTCGACGCTGTGCCGAGAGACATTCCCACCCTGGAGCAGTCGGATTTGTGGGAGATGAACCAGCCCGAGAGGCTGGTGTTATTTGAATACTGGATGAAAAGAATCAGAGATCCCATTATACTTTTGATTTCTGAGCTCCATGAAGAGTACTCGGCACACATCCAGGAGCGGTCCAAGGTCAGCAACGAGGTGAGCATTCGCTGCCTTGGGCAGGCCAACGTAATAGGCCTTACAACGACCGGCCTAGCGAAGAATATTAAGCTCCTCCGCAGTTTAAGCAGCAAAGTTTTGCTTTGCGAAGAAGCAGGCGAAGTACTGGAAGCTCACATATTGACAGCCCTGCTTCCGTCCTTGGAGCATGCGATCCTGATTGGTGACCACCTGCAGCTTCGGCCTCAAATCAACAACTATGAGCTGCAAAGCACCAATCCGTGCGGTGTCCAGTACTCTTTGGACATGTCACTGTTTGAGAGACTAGTCATACCGCCGCATGCTACGGATCCCCGTTTCCCATTCAGCTCTTTGGAGACACAGCGCCGGATGCACCCATCGATCTCGGCACTCATCAGACCGACGCTGTATCCGGATCTCAACGACTCCGAGGGCGTCCACATGTATCCTCAGGTGGTTGGCGTGAAGAAAAGGCTATTCTGGATGCATCATGAACAACTCGAAGCCGGGGCCTCTGTGCAAGATCCCTTGAATACATCTCACTCCAACGACTTTGAAGTGGAGATGACAACGGCGCTTGTGTCTCATCTTGTCCGACAGGGCGAGTACCAGCAAGGGCAGATAGCGGTGTTGACCCCTTACCTGGGCCAGCTTCACAGGCTTCGTCATCGTATGGCTTCGATATTTGAGATTTCTCTCAATGAAAGGGACCGGGATGAGCTGGCGGCCTTGGAGATTGACGTGGACCTTTCTTCAACGTCGAGTCCACAAAACGCGAGCAAAAGCTCTCTCCTCAAAACCATCAGAATCGCCACTGTTGACAACTTTCAGGGCGAGGAAGCCGAAGTCATTGTCATCTCGCTCGTCAGGAGCAACACCCAAAACAGGTGTGGGTTTCTCAGCACGCCCAACAGAATCAATGTGCTCTTGTCTCGCGCAAAACATGGAATGTACATCATCGGCAACTCCAACACATACAGAAATGTGCCCATGTGGAATGACGTGATCAAGATTATGGACGCACAAGGAAACATTGGCACAAGCATCCCACTTCAGTGTCCGCGCCATCCAGATACACCGATCCTGGTAAGCCAGCCAGACGACTTCCTTCT AAGTGCCATGAAGGGCAATCATGCCCTCCCTGCGAGGAGCCCTGCGAGGTGCGTTGCGGCCATTCGCAATGCAGCCGATTGTGCCATCAGCCCTGTGTGCCATGCGCAGAAGGAAAATGCCAGTCTTTCTGTCCACACGCTGAGTGCTCTATGCCCTGTGCTGTACCCTGCGATTGGGTACCATGTTCAAGACGATGTGAAAAGATGCTTGGATGTGGACATCGAT TGTCCAGACATCAAGTTTTGTCAATCTTGTGCCCCTGAAGACATCAAGTCTGTTTGCGTGGACTTTCTCGAGATGAAGGAATACCAAGACATTGACCTCGACCAAGATCCATGCATCTTTCCCGACTGTGGCCATTTCCTGACTGTGGCCTCCATGGATGGTCAAATGGACATGATGTCGCATTATGACACAGATGAAAATCGCATGCCGGTCAATATCTTCAAAAAGTCTGAACCATTCTCGATGGACGGCTCCGGGGTGCGTGTTTGCGCCACGTGCAGAGGGTCGCTTCGAAACATTGCAAGATACGGCCGAATCGTCCGCCGCGCGATTCTCGACGAGGCCACAAAGAAGTTTATTTCCTGGTCGCACAAGCAATATGGACTACTTTCCTCGAGGTACTTGGAGGAGCAAGAAGCCCTTGGCGACGCTGAGGTCTTGGGGGCCGCCACAGCCCGCGCGAAGCTCCAACGCTCCAAGTCGTCAGTATTACGATTTTTGTATCTGGATTGTCTGGAAGAACACGCCCTGAGCGAGCGGTACGGCGACTTGCTCGCAACATGGGTGGATATTCGCCTTTTCGCCAACGATGTCAAGGTAGATGAGCAGCCCTTCCAACGAGTCGCCGACCTGGTCCGCCACGCCAACCGCCAGCACAAAACAAACAAGGAATTCAGGTTCGACGAGACCGTCATTCAAATGAAGGGCTACATTCTCGCACGCACGCTGCTCCTCAAGTGCGAGATGACAATCTTGAACGACTTCTTCGCCCGGTGCAACGGCAGGGCTCGGCTGCCCGTGAAATTTGTCCTCGACTTTACGCAGCAGTTTCGGGATTGCGAGGAGGTAATCCAGATCGCGAACAAATCGGTGCACCCCAAAGAAGAGGTCCAGGCGCTCATATTCGAGGCCCAGCTTTGCGCGCTGTCATGCAAGGTCGATGCTTGCTCGGTGCCGCCGGGATTCGAAGGCGGCGCTGCGCCCGACAAGGATGACGTACAGGCGTATGGGTTTGCGCTCCTAGAGAGAGCCAGGGAGATGGCTCAGATGTACCCGTCTACAATGATATTCGCAGGCGAGATTGACGCTGTCGAGAGCTCTCTCCATGGGTCGTACCAAACACTTGGCAAAGAGGAGATGCGTAATATtgtcgaggccatggccgggGATATAGGAACCGGGGGGCGATGGTATTATTGTGAGAACGGCCATCCCTTTACGATTGGAGAATGTGGGAGGCCCATGGAAGAGGCGCGATGCTCCGAGTGCGGTGCTCCAATCGGCGGTCGGAACCACAGGCTGGTGCATGGAGTGGGCGAGGCCACTGAGCTCAATCAGATCACGCGTGGAATGGGGAGGATAGTGCTGTAG